The genomic segment CACAGGAGAAATAATCGTCAGCAAAAGAATCAAGCCCATCACCATTTTTACGTAGCGTTGCAGTGTCGTATTGGGCAGGATCAGATCGAGGAAGGCAGCCAAAAGGACGAGCAGGATAATTTTTTTCAACCACAGTGTTAACCACGTCATCTCATCACCTACCGAACCATCATGGAGATGTTGCCCGCTGCAATAATGATCGTAATCGCCAGAAAGAACATCAAGCCAACCGTCGCCAAGGCAGCGAAGACGAACATAAGACTTTTCCCAATCGTACCTAACGCACTGATGATTGGGCTGTTTCCAAGCGGTTGGAGTACGGCAGATGACAGATTATAGATGAGTGCCAGTACCAGTATCTTCAAAGCCGGAAACGCGCATAGCATGATCAGGATCAAAACTCCCGCCAAGCCAACGGCATTTTTGACCAGTAGCGAGGCATTGAGTACGGTATCTGCCGCATCGGAGAACACACGACCAACTATCGGGATGAAATTGCCCGTGATGTATTTCGCTGTTCGGAGAGTGACCCCGTCCGCAACGGCTGAAGTCGCTCCTTGTATGGAGATGATGGCGAGAAAGATCGTCAGAAATGACCCAAGGACACCCATTGCAATATTGCGTAGCAAGGTCGCTAACTGAGTGACTTTGTACCTCTCTGAAAACAGGCTGACGATAGAGAGCATCGCTGAGAGAAACAGAAGCGGGAACACGACGTAAGAGATTATCATGCCGCTGGTGTTGATCATGAAAATAATCAGCGGGTGAAACATTGTGGCCGATGCCAGATTTCCTACCGAAGCAAGCAGCGCGATAACGAGCGGGATCATGGCCAGCATGAAATCAGACATGTTCGCGATTGCGTCTTTGGCATAGGTAATGGCGACGTGAAAGCTGTTGATCGCAAGTACCATCAAGACGAGATAAGTAATCGAGTAAGCCACTGTCGATACCGCATTGCGTTCAAAAGCGTTCTGCATCGTTTCGAGAATCATCGCAAAGACCGTAATGATAATGATGGAGCTGAGCAGCTTGCCATTCATCAAAATCTCATGAAAGATGAATTTTCCTATTCCTTGCAGGACTCCTGAAATACTGAAGTCACCTTCCTGCATGAGGATTTGGATAAAGCCTTCCGATTTCAAATCGGGCAAGTACCCTTTATAGTCTCGCTGCAACTGTTGCCAATACTGATCGACTCGGTCTAGCTGCAAGTGATCGACCTGTTGTTGCACGATTTGATTGATCGGTCCGGCTGCAGGTGCAACAGCGGGTGTCACAGCAGCAGACACAGATACCGGAAACAAGACAAGGAGCAGGAACCAGAACAGAATCAGCTTGCAAGTGTGTGCCATGGACATCCCACCTCCCTTATGCCGGCAACAAGTCGATCACTGTTTCGATAATGATTTGGATGATCGGTACAGCCATAACCAGTATGAGGACTTTTCCAGCGAGCTCGATTTTCGAAGCAATCGCACCTTGTCCAGCATCTCGGGTCATCTGTGCACCGAATTCAGCGATGTAGGCAATTCCGATGATTTTTAGAATCGTTTCCAGAAACACAAGGTTCAGATCTGCTTGAACCGCCAATCTTTCCAAAATCCGAATGACATCTGCTATTTTTCCGACGAGAAAGTAAAAGATGATGACTCCGCTCGCGATCGCCAGCAAAAAGGCGAACATCGGCTTCTGTTCCTTAATGACTAGCGCGAGAATCGTAGCCACCAGTCCTAGTCCGACAATTTGTACAATCTCCATCTGGAGCCCCTCCTCAGTTGAACAGGAAGACGCGTTTTACCTCGGAGAACAAGTCACCGATGTAATGGGACACCATGTACAGGACAATGATGAATCCGACCAGAGTTGCCCAATGCGCTATATCTTCCTTGCCCGCCTGCTTCAGGACCGTATGCAGGATGGCTGTAATGAACCCTACTGCTCCTATCTGGAAAACAGGTGTCAAATCAAAATCCACTGTGAACACCTCGCCTTTAGAACATCAGGATGACGACCAAGAGTCCACCTAAAAAGCCCAAACTCTTGTACATTTTTTCGTACTTTTCCTGTTCTGCCCGAGCCTCCTCTTCCAGCCCTCGCAGGTGGGTGACAGCTAGGCGCAAATGCTTTTGCTGGTCTTCCCGATCGGATGATCCGAGTACCTGACCTAGACTCTCAAGCACCTCTCGTTCTTGTCTGCGCAAGGCGGTTTGAGTCCAGAGTCTATTCATTGCTTGTTGCAAGGCTTCCTCAGCCGAATGCGCCTTTTCTGTCTGCAGGAATTCAGCGGCCAGAAGAAATACTTTCCCTACCTCTTCGGAGACGCGATGACCGACCTTCACAAACGCCCGCTGTAATGGGGTCATCCCGAACACGATTTCCGTTTCGAGCATTTGCAGAGCAACGAGCAGAGCCCGAAGCTGAACGGGACGATTCGCGTAATATTTGCCGATCTGCCAACCAACCATCGACGCCGAAAACAGGATGAGTACGGCTCCCATCAGCTTGACCATGCAACCTTCTCCCTTTCCACCAGGTTCATGCTTTGATCATAGATGGCCTGGATTGTTCCGACACCTTTTGCACGGCTGAGTACGATATAGCGGGAAAAGGCTCCATAGCGAATCAGCTTGCCCAGCATGGGGCGTTCGGCTACTTCCTTGACGCTCGCTCCATGAGCCGAGCAAATGACGGCTACGCCTGCATGAATCGCTTCCCAGACTGCGTCGCCATCCTCCGCTCTCCCCACCTCGTCCACAATCAGAACATCAGGAGACATGGAACGAATCAGCATCATCATCCCTGCAGCTTTTGGGCAAGCATCAAGCACATCCGTTCGTGGACCGACGTCGCGTTGAGGAACTCCTTGCAAGCATCCCGCCAGCTCAGAACGCTCGTCCACAATTCCTACCTTGCGACTTGAAGACCACTCGCTCCCGTAGCTGATGGTTCGTGCCATATCACGTAGCAAGGTTGTCTTCCCGCACTGGGGTGGGGAGATGAGCAGCGTGTTCAGCAATTTGCCATCCTCAAACAAATACGGCATGACCTTCCTGGCCGCGCCTTTTTTCTCGCGGGCAATCCGGATGTTGAAGCTGGTCACATCTCTGATTCCCTTCACTTCTCCTTTGTCCAGCACCACTTTCCCAGCAATGCCAATGCGATGACCGCCAACCACCGTGATGTAACCCCTTTTCAACTCTTCTTCCAAGGCATAGAGAGAATGCTGGCTAACCTGATTTAAGAGCCTTGCAGCCTCTTCTGCTGAAAACAGCCATCCTTGCGCGGGTATCGAGGTGATTTGCCCCGACAGTGTCACATAGCTAGATTGTTGGCCAAACCGGACTTCTAGCGGCTGGTTTTGCCGAAGCCGAATCTCTTCCAAATTCTCTCTTACCGCGATAGGAAGGGCCGTCAAAATCGTGCGTAAAGTTGCTGGCAAAATCGCCAAGATCTCATTCATCAGGTACCCTCCTTTTGCAGCATTCTGTCTTTGTCCACTTTGACTTACCTCCATCCTATGCAGAGATGGACGAGATTTATGCAAAAAAAATAGCTTGCTCTCGTGCTAGAACGCGAGTGCAAGCTTTTCCTGTTGGGATCATCGATTATCCGTTTTCTTGTGATCCACCGGCTCTATTACATAGTGTCTAAAACCTTCCTCATCTTTGCCCTCATACAGATAGATTTCTTTTTGGCAGCTAGGGCATGCGAACTCGTAGGTCGTATCGAGATGGGGATCTACTTGTCCTTCAAACATTTGTGCGTCTTCATCATCATCCAAATCGTAGAAAGTCGCGTACTCGTCTTCATCGTCCTCGTCCTCACAATCGACAACCGTTTCGTACAAGTCATCATCATCTTCAAAAAGGTAGAGCTCAATGTCCTCTAAGTCTTCATCCAAGGCCTCTACATAATCCTCTGCCTCTTCCACTCGCGCATGAAGCTCTCTTAGCTGACCCTGCACCTCATTTAGAATCTCAATCATCTCTACCAACATTTTTCCTTCGGAGCTCTTCTCACCCACTTCCAACCCATCTGCCAACCCTTGCAAGTATGCGATTCGATTCGCCAATGATTCTGGCATCCACATTCCCTCCCATCCAATCTCTCCCACATATCGTTCCCCATCGTGATGACATTTACAAATGGAAGGAAATGGATAATCATTTGCGGACGCCAATCAAGATGCAGGAGATCCCCACCAAAATCCAAGCAATTTTGGCAAAGCTAACCCGATCCGACATGCCTAATAAACCGATTGTCGTAGTGGTGATCAAGATGATTGGCCCGACGATTGCAAGACCTGAATTAATGAGCAGAGCTTTTTCGACCTGGTTCACTTTCAAAATGAGCAAAGCTGCAATGATCTCGATACTGCCTGAGAAGACCCTAAGTGCCGCCATACCCATAATTGCTTTTTCCAACATACCGTCTCGTCCTCCCCTCCTTTCACTCTATGCCTGTACCACATCATTTCAGCACTTTTTCCATCACCTCTATAGGCTTTTGCCCTCACTCCTCTCCTCCACTGGGCATACACTGAACCATACGCCTAGAAGAAATGAGGAACTTGCCGATGATAGAGTGTGATCAATCGTTTTTGCCTGACAGCTGGGCAAACCCGTCCGGGCAAATACGAGAGAAGCCCCGTGTGAAGGGCTTAACCATGGTCATTGACAAAGGCCTTGGACTTACCGCTTATTCCGACTTGTTAGCGTTGGCTGCTCCCTATATCGATCTATACAAACTCGGTTTTGGCACCATCGCTCTGTATCCCCTCGAAATACTCAACCAAAAACTGACCCTCGCAAAACAACATGGCGTACACATCATGCCAGGAGGAACTTTTTTTGAAATCGCTATTCGTCACAATACGATTGCAGATTATATGAAGCTGATTCGCTCGCTCGGTTTTACTGCGGTAGAAATATCCGATGGAACGTTCCCTTTATCCTTCGCACAGCGTCAGGAAGCCATTAATTACGCGTTAGACAATGATCTGGTGGTCTACACTGAGGTCGGGAAAAAAGCGGCCGACTATCGCGCATGTCGAGAGGAATTGCTGGAGACGCTTAGCTTTGACCTGCACAATGGTGCCAGTCACGTTATTGTGGAAGCGAGAGAGAGTGGTACTGTCGGCGTATGCGACGGTGACGGCAAGATTGACGATTCCTTTGTCCGAGACATCGTCAATGCCGCCAAGGAAAAAGCCTCCCGACTGATCTGGGAAGCCCCACAAAAAGATCAACAGGTTTGCTTCATCAAAGCCATTGGCAGCGACGTTAATCTCGGAAATATAGCCTATACGGATGTATTCTCTGTAGAGACGCTACGGCGAGGATTGCGCGGCGATACAGCCCTGATCATAGATAGTGGGAGGTGTTTTCCGTGCGAATAGAAGTGGTGCCGACCGTGGAAGAAATTCGTTTTGAACAGATCAACAATCATGTTGTCATCGTCATTGATGTGCTTCGTGCCTCCAGTACGATTGTCACCGCATTAGGCAATGGTTTTCGTAGCGTCATCCCGGTCGAAACCATTGGGCAAGCGAACTCCCTGCGCGCCAACGACTGTATTTTGGCGGGTGAGCGCCACTGTAAGAAAATCCCCGAATTCGACTGCAACAACTCGCCAACCGAAATCGCTTCTCTGGGGAAAACGGGGAGCCAGCTTATTCTCACCACGACGAACGGGACTCGCGCGATCCAAAAAGCAGAACGTGCCTCTGCTCTCTTGATTGGCTGCTTCTTGAATGCCACTGCATGCGTGCGGCACGCTCTTTCGTTTCATCTCGATATTACACTGTACTGTGCAGGTACCCGGTCGGAATTCGCTCTGGAGGACGGTCTGGCTGCCGGCTTGATGATCGCGCAGGCACAACAATCGTTACCGACCATCCAAATTTGTGATCTGGGTGAAGTTCTAAAAGCGAGCTACCTTTACTACGCAGGAAAGCTGAACGAACTGCTACCCCACACAACAACAGGAAAAAGGCTGATCCAGCATCATCTCGCAAGCGATATACGTTACTGCGCTCAAGTGGATCAGTATCAAATCGTTCCTTATATCAAGGAGAAACGCATACTCCCACACCTTGTCTCATAATGTAAAAAGAGAACAGGGACAGGGGTTATGATGCCAATGATGTCTGGAGAAGTGATGCTCGTCATCCTGATCGTTATCGGTCTTATTGGGCGCTCGCCTATTATTGCCACTGCCGCGAGCATATTGTTGGTGTTAAAGTTAACGGCACTGGAGCGTTTTTTCCCAACGGTAGAACGTCGCGGTTTGGAGCTCGGCCTGCTCTTTTTGACCATTTCCGTACTGGTTCCATTCGCCAGCGAGAAAATATCATGGAAAGACGTCACGCCTCTTTTCACTACGGTCGTCGGCTTAACCGCACTGGCTGGTGGCGCCATTGCCACCTGGATGAATGGAAAAGGACTCGATTTGCTGCGCTCTGAGCCACATATGATTGTCGGACTCGTCATTGGCTCGATTATTGGGATTGTGTTTTTTCGCGGGATTCCCGTTGGTCCTTTGATGGCTGCTGGCATTACAGCGTTTGTGTTGAAGCTGTGGGAATGGTTTGGTAGCAAATAAAAAACGAAATCCCCCTCTGTTACATGCAGGAGGGGGATTTGTCTTTGCTGTTTTAGCGTTTGGCGTTATTGGACGTCTCAAATGGAACTTCCCAGTTGAGGTCTTGGTATTGGCGCTGTTGGATAGCGTGTGACAGCTTTAATTCTTTCGGCTGTTTTTCAAGGTCGCGGATGAAGAATGTTCCTTCTACGTGCACGCGCCCATCCTTACCTCGCTTATAAGTTCCGTTGCGGGAGACATTGTATTTTTGTTTAGACTCATCCTGTGCTGACCATTCGCTCGTGTCAACAATCCCTTCTGGAAGAATGGCCGAGAACGAGATCAGTGCACCCTTTCCAAAATAGGTCTCATTCCCGATTATTTCTTCTTCCTCCGTTGTTTTTAAGGTAAAGCCTGTCAAGGTATAGGTGCTGTCACTGTCCGTCACGGTCACTTTATCCTTTAACAAGGTATCCACCGGGATGGTTGCCTTAAATTTCGATGGCTCATACAGGTACAGGGAGTGCATTTTTAATTTGTACGATTGATCCTTTATTAGTGGAGTTATCCCATTCCATTTCGTAACTCCTTTACCGTCATCATGCACTTTTCCGCGGTACGAGTGCTTTACGTTGTTCTTTCGAATTTGGTTAAGTTCTTCATGCAACGCATCGTCCCATCCTGCTACCACGTTCCCTTTTTCATCGAATATTTGGAACGCGACTCCCATGTCGATAAAATACCTCTCCATTCTCTCCGCTTCTGTGAATACACCTGTTTTTGGCTCTTTTACAATCCAGCCGTTTTGCTCTTTCCATTTTTGGATTTGTTCTTCTCTTTCTTTTGTCCAGTTAATTTCCATTTCCATCATACTCGTGCTCGGTACCGTCATCATGTTTTGCAGAACGATCTCAATACCATTTGTCGTGTATTTTTGTCCGATCTCTGTATAGTTCGCCACTGCCCTTGCCTTTTTCATATCAACCGGAAACTCTACCTTCCAGCTACCTTCTTTCCCATTCAACATGCTTGCTTCGACACCGACGATCATCTCATCTGGTAATGACTTGCTATCTTTCAAGAATCGGAAAATATCATGGCTGACGACAAGATATTCTCCTTCTTGACCGTAGGAATAGCCCCCACCCCCAGGATTTAGGTCTTCACCTGACTTGGTTTTGTAAGTAAGCGAAAATGCGTCTTTTTCCGGATCAAACGGGATACGCTTGCCATTTTGATCCACGATATTGGCGATAATCGCCATCCGCGCTGGGTCTGCAACCACTTCTTTGACAACCAGTGTAATCCCTTGATCCGTCACCTTTTTATTGATTTCCTGGACATAACCCTTCTCTGCTGCCTGCTTCATTCCTTGGTCGATGCCTTGTATGGATTGTATGACACTGTTTACGTAGCTCGCAAAAGTTGGAGATACCATGGACCCAAACGTAATGATTGCCGTGACACTCGCTACGGCTAATGCAGTTTTCTTCAAAATGTTTACACTCCTTTTTTTCCAGTTTGGTTTTGGCTTCGGCAATTTCACTTGCTCTAATGCCGTCATCACCTGGGCAGTAAAATCTGTGGGCAACGCGCTTGGAACGTGCAGGCTCGGAAACTCCTCGCCGCTATCCTCTTCCTCCATCATCTGCCGCTGACAGAGCAGGCAGTCTTCGACATGTCGTTCCAGCAGTCTAGATTCACCTGCTGATAGCTCATCAGCCAAATACTTGCGCAACTCTTCAGTTTTGGAGCAATTCATAGATAGCAGCACCTCCTGACATTTCTTGCGCGATACTAGCCCGGAGCTTTTTCTTGGCGTGATGGATACGCATTTGTACAGTTGTGACCGGAACATGCAAAATTTCGCTAATCTCTTTGTAGCTCATCTGTTCCAAGTATTTCAGCAAAAACACAACGCGGTATTCTTCACCCAACGCCATGATTTGCTGCTGCAAGGTATCTTGCTTTTCTTTTTCCAAATAAGCTTTTTCGGGTGTATCGGATTCTATCAGCCTTGTCTCTTCCAAAGGTGTTTTGGCGTAGTGCTTATTCTTGCGCCACGCGTCTATACACAAGTTGGACGCAATCCGATACAGCCAGGCCAAAAAAGCATCGGTCGGCTTATACTTATCCAATTGACAGTACGCTTTAATGAATGCCTCTTGTGTCAGGTCTTGGGCATCCTGTTGCTGCCCCGTCATTCGATAAAGATAGCTGTATAATCGATCTTTGTACTTGTCGACCAGGTGCGCGTAGGCATCCCGATGCCCTGTTTGTACCTGTTGTATGAGCAACCAATCATCCTGCAAAGGAAATCCTCCCATTTCAAAAAAGTTCGCTGCGCAGCGTTCGTTTTGGCAGGTTCATATGGATTAACGGATTGTTTTGTATTTTCTTTCCAAAAATGATTACATTTTTTAAAAAAGTTTGAGTTAACATAGTGGAGGAGAAGAAAAAGCACAGGTCTCTTCGACTCTGACACGCCCGCAAGGGGGATTCACTGTCCGTCTCCACTTAAAAAAGGGGACCGTCGAGCCAAAGCCACCCTACGGGCGGAAGTTTCTCAAGGAAGAAGTGTTCGACAAGCGTGGCCCTTTTTGAAGTTCCGACTGGGTAGGCGTTGTCAAGGCCTGCGAGCCCTGTGCTTTTTCTTCTCGCCAGCTTTGTTAGTCGAGTAATCGACAGCATAAGAAAACCGCCCTTGATAAGGCGGTCGAATGGCGTCCATCATTTCCATGAATGGTAGATATTTTCCGCATACCCGGTAATGGCTTCATCGTAATCTGGATACGGATATCCGAGGCTTTCTGCCACCGCTTTGGCGTACTTTCGAAATAGCTCATAGCAAGTGAATAACGCTTCCCACATGTCTGCGTAGCCACTTTCGCGATAAGTGGACAGTAGCGCTTCCCAATCTTCTTTTGGAAGATGGTGTTCGATAAATTTGTAATTTTTCCCGACACTAAAGGTAAACCCTTTCTCACATCCGATTTGCCAAGCCATCATTCGCAATAGATTCGGTCGGGCGATTTCGTTGAGATGGTCAATCGCAAACAGGATTTCTTTTCTCGCCAGACCTTTGACAACGTAAGTAGAAACCATCCAAAATTCATTGCAGCAGTCATCAAACTCTCTAGCAGTTGGCTTTTTGATCCAATATTGATGATCGGAAGCGATCACCTCGTGTTTGACAAGCTCGTCCTTATCCAGTAAAACCTCAACCAGGCCGTCGCTATCGGCAAAATACTGCTCTGTCTCGTCTATCGGAATCAACGTCAGATCTACTTTATTTCCATCCTCAAATAGCATGAGATAGGAAAACCAATTCCCTAACTCGGACGGAAAAAGCTCCATATCTTCCGGTTTTTGCATCATGATTCGATTCCCAAAAACATCGAGCCATTGATCATTTTCCTTGAAAGAATCCATTTCTGTCACAAAATACGAAATATCATAATCTTGGAATGGATCAGCGAGTATATTTTTGTTCGTGCGTGACCCTTCCAAGGTTACCAAGCGGATTCGATCATCCCTCCTGGCGAAATCGATCAGCATGCCCATCATTTCTTGTTCCGTTCTCAATGCAGTACCCCTCCACCCTACTATTTCTCCGTTCCATTTACTTTAGTGGAACTGCATAATTTTTACAATACTGCATCAATAAAGGAGAAGCAAATAAAAAAAGCTGCACCCATATGGGCACAGCTTTTTCTTGCAATCCGTACTTTTACGCGCGGGAAACGTATGCTTCCGTACGAGTATCAATGATCAGACGCTCTCCTTCTTCTACGAAGAGAGGAACGTTTACTACGAAACCAGTTTCCAAGGTTGCTTTCTTTGTTACGTTGGAAGCAGTGTCACCTTTTACACCTGGCTCACATTCGGTTACAACGAGTTCAACCGTATTCGGCAATTGAATACCGATTGTTTCTCCGTTGTACTGCATGATTTG from the Brevibacillus brevis genome contains:
- the spoIIIAE gene encoding stage III sporulation protein AE; amino-acid sequence: MAHTCKLILFWFLLLVLFPVSVSAAVTPAVAPAAGPINQIVQQQVDHLQLDRVDQYWQQLQRDYKGYLPDLKSEGFIQILMQEGDFSISGVLQGIGKFIFHEILMNGKLLSSIIIITVFAMILETMQNAFERNAVSTVAYSITYLVLMVLAINSFHVAITYAKDAIANMSDFMLAMIPLVIALLASVGNLASATMFHPLIIFMINTSGMIISYVVFPLLFLSAMLSIVSLFSERYKVTQLATLLRNIAMGVLGSFLTIFLAIISIQGATSAVADGVTLRTAKYITGNFIPIVGRVFSDAADTVLNASLLVKNAVGLAGVLILIMLCAFPALKILVLALIYNLSSAVLQPLGNSPIISALGTIGKSLMFVFAALATVGLMFFLAITIIIAAGNISMMVR
- the spoIIIAD gene encoding stage III sporulation protein AD, which gives rise to MEIVQIVGLGLVATILALVIKEQKPMFAFLLAIASGVIIFYFLVGKIADVIRILERLAVQADLNLVFLETILKIIGIAYIAEFGAQMTRDAGQGAIASKIELAGKVLILVMAVPIIQIIIETVIDLLPA
- the spoIIIAC gene encoding stage III sporulation protein AC, producing MDFDLTPVFQIGAVGFITAILHTVLKQAGKEDIAHWATLVGFIIVLYMVSHYIGDLFSEVKRVFLFN
- the spoIIIAB gene encoding stage III sporulation protein SpoIIIAB; the encoded protein is MVKLMGAVLILFSASMVGWQIGKYYANRPVQLRALLVALQMLETEIVFGMTPLQRAFVKVGHRVSEEVGKVFLLAAEFLQTEKAHSAEEALQQAMNRLWTQTALRRQEREVLESLGQVLGSSDREDQQKHLRLAVTHLRGLEEEARAEQEKYEKMYKSLGFLGGLLVVILMF
- the spoIIIAA gene encoding stage III sporulation protein AA; translation: MNEILAILPATLRTILTALPIAVRENLEEIRLRQNQPLEVRFGQQSSYVTLSGQITSIPAQGWLFSAEEAARLLNQVSQHSLYALEEELKRGYITVVGGHRIGIAGKVVLDKGEVKGIRDVTSFNIRIAREKKGAARKVMPYLFEDGKLLNTLLISPPQCGKTTLLRDMARTISYGSEWSSSRKVGIVDERSELAGCLQGVPQRDVGPRTDVLDACPKAAGMMMLIRSMSPDVLIVDEVGRAEDGDAVWEAIHAGVAVICSAHGASVKEVAERPMLGKLIRYGAFSRYIVLSRAKGVGTIQAIYDQSMNLVEREKVAWSS
- a CDS encoding CD1247 N-terminal domain-containing protein, giving the protein MPESLANRIAYLQGLADGLEVGEKSSEGKMLVEMIEILNEVQGQLRELHARVEEAEDYVEALDEDLEDIELYLFEDDDDLYETVVDCEDEDDEDEYATFYDLDDDEDAQMFEGQVDPHLDTTYEFACPSCQKEIYLYEGKDEEGFRHYVIEPVDHKKTDNR
- a CDS encoding YqhV family protein, encoding MLEKAIMGMAALRVFSGSIEIIAALLILKVNQVEKALLINSGLAIVGPIILITTTTIGLLGMSDRVSFAKIAWILVGISCILIGVRK
- the comA gene encoding phosphosulfolactate synthase, yielding MIECDQSFLPDSWANPSGQIREKPRVKGLTMVIDKGLGLTAYSDLLALAAPYIDLYKLGFGTIALYPLEILNQKLTLAKQHGVHIMPGGTFFEIAIRHNTIADYMKLIRSLGFTAVEISDGTFPLSFAQRQEAINYALDNDLVVYTEVGKKAADYRACREELLETLSFDLHNGASHVIVEARESGTVGVCDGDGKIDDSFVRDIVNAAKEKASRLIWEAPQKDQQVCFIKAIGSDVNLGNIAYTDVFSVETLRRGLRGDTALIIDSGRCFPCE
- a CDS encoding 2-phosphosulfolactate phosphatase, encoding MRIEVVPTVEEIRFEQINNHVVIVIDVLRASSTIVTALGNGFRSVIPVETIGQANSLRANDCILAGERHCKKIPEFDCNNSPTEIASLGKTGSQLILTTTNGTRAIQKAERASALLIGCFLNATACVRHALSFHLDITLYCAGTRSEFALEDGLAAGLMIAQAQQSLPTIQICDLGEVLKASYLYYAGKLNELLPHTTTGKRLIQHHLASDIRYCAQVDQYQIVPYIKEKRILPHLVS
- a CDS encoding DUF441 domain-containing protein: MMSGEVMLVILIVIGLIGRSPIIATAASILLVLKLTALERFFPTVERRGLELGLLFLTISVLVPFASEKISWKDVTPLFTTVVGLTALAGGAIATWMNGKGLDLLRSEPHMIVGLVIGSIIGIVFFRGIPVGPLMAAGITAFVLKLWEWFGSK
- a CDS encoding DUF4179 domain-containing protein; its protein translation is MNCSKTEELRKYLADELSAGESRLLERHVEDCLLCQRQMMEEEDSGEEFPSLHVPSALPTDFTAQVMTALEQVKLPKPKPNWKKRSVNILKKTALAVASVTAIITFGSMVSPTFASYVNSVIQSIQGIDQGMKQAAEKGYVQEINKKVTDQGITLVVKEVVADPARMAIIANIVDQNGKRIPFDPEKDAFSLTYKTKSGEDLNPGGGGYSYGQEGEYLVVSHDIFRFLKDSKSLPDEMIVGVEASMLNGKEGSWKVEFPVDMKKARAVANYTEIGQKYTTNGIEIVLQNMMTVPSTSMMEMEINWTKEREEQIQKWKEQNGWIVKEPKTGVFTEAERMERYFIDMGVAFQIFDEKGNVVAGWDDALHEELNQIRKNNVKHSYRGKVHDDGKGVTKWNGITPLIKDQSYKLKMHSLYLYEPSKFKATIPVDTLLKDKVTVTDSDSTYTLTGFTLKTTEEEEIIGNETYFGKGALISFSAILPEGIVDTSEWSAQDESKQKYNVSRNGTYKRGKDGRVHVEGTFFIRDLEKQPKELKLSHAIQQRQYQDLNWEVPFETSNNAKR
- a CDS encoding RNA polymerase sigma factor; this translates as MQDDWLLIQQVQTGHRDAYAHLVDKYKDRLYSYLYRMTGQQQDAQDLTQEAFIKAYCQLDKYKPTDAFLAWLYRIASNLCIDAWRKNKHYAKTPLEETRLIESDTPEKAYLEKEKQDTLQQQIMALGEEYRVVFLLKYLEQMSYKEISEILHVPVTTVQMRIHHAKKKLRASIAQEMSGGAAIYELLQN
- the ant(6) gene encoding aminoglycoside 6-adenylyltransferase, translated to MRTEQEMMGMLIDFARRDDRIRLVTLEGSRTNKNILADPFQDYDISYFVTEMDSFKENDQWLDVFGNRIMMQKPEDMELFPSELGNWFSYLMLFEDGNKVDLTLIPIDETEQYFADSDGLVEVLLDKDELVKHEVIASDHQYWIKKPTAREFDDCCNEFWMVSTYVVKGLARKEILFAIDHLNEIARPNLLRMMAWQIGCEKGFTFSVGKNYKFIEHHLPKEDWEALLSTYRESGYADMWEALFTCYELFRKYAKAVAESLGYPYPDYDEAITGYAENIYHSWK